From Cydia strobilella chromosome 7, ilCydStro3.1, whole genome shotgun sequence, one genomic window encodes:
- the LOC134742932 gene encoding PDZ and LIM domain protein Zasp isoform X2, producing the protein MAQLLTVRLNKAGPEPLGFRLQGGKDFGTPLVVQKVNGGSPAERAGLQAGDALIKVNNTDVYTLRHQEAQDAIRAAGVGLELVVQRGGGTWRPTVTPTGSLPRPGSRPLGTSPTPVTNTSLRATPQPNLAFGSGHNNVAKPFGYMNGDNVKGIVNKQYNTPVKMYSDQTIAETLSAQTEVLAGGVLGVNFKKNEKTYDAEKSAVFKVLQEEQNDPEPEASHFYSRASVGRTPCALYKTHRSRSATPRVIGGPGQSANSQRGTPQPLTPHRGTPQCGTPQPRSQGTQTPEPSAVQASEPEAAPAPPTLAPEASHRPSIPVGCHQVLPDGSVTLGVPAQPQPEAGALPVVNDTPYCSDCNRYIIGVFVRIKDKNLHVECFKCSTCGTSLKNQGYYNLNGKLYCDIHAKLVARQNPPAPNLEPVTVPPGSRIPTNTYSTPLPPLATSNYSNGSSSLFSPSSNISGPKPFGSSIGSAYSPSLSPRSAPLSPARPVQAPAPAYAPTPAYAPAPAPAYAPAYTPAPAPAHAPFAPTNETPTHHIPHKPEFKSAAEERLIRKMAKMALNGYEIGVQRKIKPADHIQSMADKIQDTVVTKHPLNTDNLSSGDSSRENTLRRPLNKTFDRNYKPENCIQNIGDKIKETLLNNHPAVTANLTNGNSNSSSPQAKNIGDKIKESPNQPTAVTINVNGNPPPPPPMCFDKLNDKKLSTPNKINGVPVPPPIPNSPIPTFNARNSPTGQLLDMIDSKTLYGGNNGPNIADKTQTLEKTNMKLNGSIGTVGIEKEKVENNYLNTLRKKDSNEKTSFLNGINKHDACKTELLVDSKKNILGKRNSFEKDNRVNDINGYSDSIYQKEKIINMVPDTNTLKKASIFEKISNEKSNNKFHNDESPKIDSLPHNLYDNSLYSLKPVKVNGNGNINNQRNWHSSDDADSVEEETDSSNDFNKQNDNDADVVVKRRQKRTERNVDGRRDSHIIARPLSTMTSADVADGLLPVCHKCDKTITRGPFITALGRIWCPDHFICVNATCRRPLQDIGFVEENGQLYCEFCFEQYIAPACDKCHAKIKGDCLNAIGKHFHPECFNCVYCGKLFGNNPFFLEDGLPYCESDWNELFTTKCFACGFPVEAGDRWVEALNNNYHSHCFNCTVCKKNLEGQSFFAKGGRPFCKTHAR; encoded by the exons ATGGCACAGTTGCTAACTGTGCGGCTCAACAAGGCGGGCCCGGAGCCGCTGGGCTTCCGGCTGCAGGGCGGCAAGGACTTCGGTACCCCGCTCGTCGTGCAGAAG GTTAACGGCGGCAGCCCAGCGGAGCGTGCCGGGCTTCAGGCCGGCGACGCCCTCATCAAAGTCAACAATACAGACGTGTACACGCTCAGACATCAAGAAGCGCAGGACGCTATCAGAGCTGCTGGTGTTGGTCTAGAACTCGTCGTCCAACG TGGTGGCGGCACCTGGCGTCCCACAGTGACTCCCACAGGCAGTCTGCCGCGGCCCGGCTCCCGGCCTCTCGGAACCTCCCCTACCCCGGTCACCAACACCTCGCTCAGGGCTACGCCGCAGCCCAACCTCGCCTTCGGCTCGGGTCACAACAACGTCGCTAAGCCGTTTGGCTAT ATGAACGGCGACAACGTAAAGGGCATAGTGAATAAGCAATACAACACGCCCGTGAAGATGTACTCCGATCAGACCATCGCGGAAACACTCTCTGCCCAAACTGAGGTGCTTGCGGGAGGCGTGCTTGG AGTAAACTTCAAGAAGAACGAGAAAACGTACGATGCGGAAAAGAGCGCTGTGTTTAAGGTTCTGCAGGAAGAACAGAACGATCCCGAACCAG AGGCGTCTCACTTTTACTCGCGGGCCAGCGTGGGGCGCACGCCGTGCGCACTGTACAAGACGCACCGCTCGCGCTCGGCCACGCCGCGCGTGATCGGCGGGCCGGGGCAGTCGGCGAACTCGCAGCGCGGGACTCCGCAGCCGCTGACCCCACATCGCGGGACCCCGCAATGCGGGACGCCACAGCCTCGTTCTCAGGGCACGCAGACGCCGGAGCCAAGCGCCGTCCAAGCTTCAGAGCCTGAGGCCGCGCCGGCGCCTCCGACTCTAGCCCCCGAAGCTTCGCACCGGCCCAGCATCCCTGTCGGCTGCCACCAGGTCCTCCCGGACGGCAGCGTGACCCTGGGAGTCCCGGCCCAACCCCAGCCTGAAGCCGGCGCGCTGCCGGTGGTCAACGACACGCCCTATTGCTCGGATTGTAATCGCTACATTAT CGGCGTGTTCGTCCGCATCAAGGACAAGAACCTCCACGTGGAGTGCTTCAAGTGCTCGACGTGCGGCACGTCGCTGAAGAACCAGGGCTACTACAACCTCAACGGCAAGCTCTACTGCGACATTCACGCCAAGCTCGTGGCCCGCCAGAACCCGCCGGCGCCTAATCTCGAGCCTGTCACTGTACCACC TGGCAGCCGCATCCCAACGAACACGTACTCGACCCCGCTGCCACCACTGGCCACCAGCAACTACAGCAACGGATCTTCTTCACTGTTCAGC CCGTCAAGCAACATATCCGGCCCGAAGCCTTTCGGTTCATCCATCGGCTCGGCGTACTCGCCATCGCTGTCGCCGCGCTCGGCCCCGCTGTCGCCAGCGCGGCCCGTAcaggcgcccgcgcccgcgtaTGCGCCCACGCCCGCGTAcgcgcccgcccccgcgcccgcgtACGCGCCCGCCTACACGCCCGCTCCCGCTCCCGCGCATGCGCCGTTTGCGCCAA CTAACGAGACGCCGACTCACCATATCCCTCACAAACCAGAGTTTAAAAGTGCAGCCGAGGAAAGACTTATccgaaaaatggctaaaatggcGCTAAATGGTTACGAAATTGgagtacaaagaaaaataaagccAGCAGATCATATCCAATCTATGGCAGATAAGATACAAGACACAGTTGTGACAAAACATCCCCTGAATACCGATAATCTGTCATCAGGGGACAGCAGCCGCGAAAATACTTTAAGACGTCCGTTAAATAAAACATTCGACAGGAATTACAAACCAGAAAATTGTATCCAAAATATTGGAGATAAAATTAAAGAGACTCTCTTAAACAATCACCCAGCTGTAACTGCAAATTTAACTAACGGCAATAGTAACAGTTCTTCGCCGCAAGCTAAGAATATCGGAGATAAAATAAAAGAGAGTCCCAATCAACCTACAGCTGTTACAATTAACGTAAATGGTAACCCACCACCTCCGCCGCCAATGTGCTTTgataaattaaatgataaaaaacTTTCAACTCCAAATAAAATCAATGGTGTACCAGTTCCACCACCAATTCCGAATTCGCCTATTCCGACATTCAATGCCAGAAATTCTCCTACTGGCCAATTATTAGATATGATAGACTCTAAGACATTGTACGGCGGAAACAACGGACCCAATATCGCAGACAAAACACAAACTCTTGAGAAaacaaatatgaaattaaatggaTCCATAGGTACAGTGGGCATCGAAAAGGAAAAagttgaaaataactatttgaaCACATTGCGGAAAAAGGATTCAAATGAAAAAACCTCCTTCCTTAACGGAATAAATAAACACGATGCATGTAAAACAGAACTGCTGGTGGACTCGAAAAAGAATATCTTAGGCAAAAGGAACTCCTTTGAAAAAGATAATCGTGTGAATGATATAAACGGCTACTCAGATAGTATataccaaaaagaaaaaataatcaaCATGGTTCCAGACACAAACACATTAAAAAAAGCCAGTATATTTGAGAAAATATCAAACGAAAAGAGCAACAATAAATTCCACAATGATGAATCTCCGAAAATTGATTCATTGCCACACAATTTATATGACAATTCATTATATTCCTTGAAACCTGTAAAGGTTAACGGTAATGGTAACATTAACAATCAACGTAATTGGCATAGTTCTGATGACGCAGATTCCGTTGAAGAAGAGACTGATTCAAGTAATGATTTTAACAAGCAAAATGACAATGATGCGGATGTTGTTGTAAAACGCAGACAGAAACGGACAGAGAGGAATGTGGATGGCAGGAGAGACTCTCATATTATAGCTCGTCCTCTAAGCACAATGACATCTGCCGACGTTGCCGACGGACTGTTACCCGTATGCCACAAGTGTGACAAAACTATAACCAG GGGTCCGTTCATAACCGCGCTGGGCCGCATCTGGTGCCCCGACCACTTCATCTGCGTTAACGCGACGTGCAGGCGCCCGCTACAGGACATCGGCTTCGTAGAAGAGAATGGTCAGCTCTACTGCGAGTTCTGCTTCGAACAGTACATCGCGCCCGCTTGCGACAAGTGCCACGCCAAAATCAAGGGC GATTGTCTGAACGCAATCGGCAAGCACTTCCACCCGGAGTGCTTCAACTGCGTGTACTGCGGCAAATTGTTCGGCAACAACCCCTTCTTCCTCGAGGATGGCCTGCCCTACTGCGAATCAG ACTGGAACGAGTTGTTCACGACGAAATGTTTCGCGTGCGGGTTCCCGGTGGAGGCGGGCGACAGGTGGGTCGAGGCGCTCAACAATAACTACCACAGTCACTGCTTCAACTGCACG GTCTGCAAAAAGAACCTCGAAGGACAGAGCTTCTTCGCTAAAGGCGGACGACCCTTCTGCAAGACACACgcccgctag
- the LOC134742932 gene encoding PDZ and LIM domain protein Zasp isoform X5 → MAQLLTVRLNKAGPEPLGFRLQGGKDFGTPLVVQKVNGGSPAERAGLQAGDALIKVNNTDVYTLRHQEAQDAIRAAGVGLELVVQRGGGTWRPTVTPTGSLPRPGSRPLGTSPTPVTNTSLRATPQPNLAFGSGHNNVAKPFGYMNGDNVKGIVNKQYNTPVKMYSDQTIAETLSAQTEVLAGGVLGVNFKKNEKTYDAEKSAVFKVLQEEQNDPEPEASHFYSRASVGRTPCALYKTHRSRSATPRVIGGPGQSANSQRGTPQPLTPHRGTPQCGTPQPRSQGTQTPEPSAVQASEPEAAPAPPTLAPEASHRPSIPVGCHQVLPDGSVTLGVPAQPQPEAGALPVVNDTPYCSDCNRYIIGVFVRIKDKNLHVECFKCSTCGTSLKNQGYYNLNGKLYCDIHAKLVARQNPPAPNLEPVTVPPGSRIPTNTYSTPLPPLATSNYSNGSSSLFSPSSNISGPKPFGSSIGSAYSPSLSPRSAPLSPARPVQAPAPAYAPTPAYAPAPAPAYAPAYTPAPAPAHAPFAPSSSVGAAARGKAFGVSSAPKRGRGVLNKAALPGSRIPLCGSCNGNIRGPFITALGRIWCPDHFICVNATCRRPLQDIGFVEENGQLYCEFCFEQYIAPACDKCHAKIKGDCLNAIGKHFHPECFNCVYCGKLFGNNPFFLEDGLPYCESDWNELFTTKCFACGFPVEAGDRWVEALNNNYHSHCFNCTVCKKNLEGQSFFAKGGRPFCKTHAR, encoded by the exons ATGGCACAGTTGCTAACTGTGCGGCTCAACAAGGCGGGCCCGGAGCCGCTGGGCTTCCGGCTGCAGGGCGGCAAGGACTTCGGTACCCCGCTCGTCGTGCAGAAG GTTAACGGCGGCAGCCCAGCGGAGCGTGCCGGGCTTCAGGCCGGCGACGCCCTCATCAAAGTCAACAATACAGACGTGTACACGCTCAGACATCAAGAAGCGCAGGACGCTATCAGAGCTGCTGGTGTTGGTCTAGAACTCGTCGTCCAACG TGGTGGCGGCACCTGGCGTCCCACAGTGACTCCCACAGGCAGTCTGCCGCGGCCCGGCTCCCGGCCTCTCGGAACCTCCCCTACCCCGGTCACCAACACCTCGCTCAGGGCTACGCCGCAGCCCAACCTCGCCTTCGGCTCGGGTCACAACAACGTCGCTAAGCCGTTTGGCTAT ATGAACGGCGACAACGTAAAGGGCATAGTGAATAAGCAATACAACACGCCCGTGAAGATGTACTCCGATCAGACCATCGCGGAAACACTCTCTGCCCAAACTGAGGTGCTTGCGGGAGGCGTGCTTGG AGTAAACTTCAAGAAGAACGAGAAAACGTACGATGCGGAAAAGAGCGCTGTGTTTAAGGTTCTGCAGGAAGAACAGAACGATCCCGAACCAG AGGCGTCTCACTTTTACTCGCGGGCCAGCGTGGGGCGCACGCCGTGCGCACTGTACAAGACGCACCGCTCGCGCTCGGCCACGCCGCGCGTGATCGGCGGGCCGGGGCAGTCGGCGAACTCGCAGCGCGGGACTCCGCAGCCGCTGACCCCACATCGCGGGACCCCGCAATGCGGGACGCCACAGCCTCGTTCTCAGGGCACGCAGACGCCGGAGCCAAGCGCCGTCCAAGCTTCAGAGCCTGAGGCCGCGCCGGCGCCTCCGACTCTAGCCCCCGAAGCTTCGCACCGGCCCAGCATCCCTGTCGGCTGCCACCAGGTCCTCCCGGACGGCAGCGTGACCCTGGGAGTCCCGGCCCAACCCCAGCCTGAAGCCGGCGCGCTGCCGGTGGTCAACGACACGCCCTATTGCTCGGATTGTAATCGCTACATTAT CGGCGTGTTCGTCCGCATCAAGGACAAGAACCTCCACGTGGAGTGCTTCAAGTGCTCGACGTGCGGCACGTCGCTGAAGAACCAGGGCTACTACAACCTCAACGGCAAGCTCTACTGCGACATTCACGCCAAGCTCGTGGCCCGCCAGAACCCGCCGGCGCCTAATCTCGAGCCTGTCACTGTACCACC TGGCAGCCGCATCCCAACGAACACGTACTCGACCCCGCTGCCACCACTGGCCACCAGCAACTACAGCAACGGATCTTCTTCACTGTTCAGC CCGTCAAGCAACATATCCGGCCCGAAGCCTTTCGGTTCATCCATCGGCTCGGCGTACTCGCCATCGCTGTCGCCGCGCTCGGCCCCGCTGTCGCCAGCGCGGCCCGTAcaggcgcccgcgcccgcgtaTGCGCCCACGCCCGCGTAcgcgcccgcccccgcgcccgcgtACGCGCCCGCCTACACGCCCGCTCCCGCTCCCGCGCATGCGCCGTTTGCGCCAA GTTCCAGCGTAGGAGCTGCCGCTCGTGGCAAAGCTTTTGGAGTTTCTTCAGCCCCCAAACGCGGCAGAGGCGTTTTGAACAAGGCTGCTCTGCCAGGGTCTCGTATACCCCTTTGCGGTTCCTGCAATGGCAATATTAG GGGTCCGTTCATAACCGCGCTGGGCCGCATCTGGTGCCCCGACCACTTCATCTGCGTTAACGCGACGTGCAGGCGCCCGCTACAGGACATCGGCTTCGTAGAAGAGAATGGTCAGCTCTACTGCGAGTTCTGCTTCGAACAGTACATCGCGCCCGCTTGCGACAAGTGCCACGCCAAAATCAAGGGC GATTGTCTGAACGCAATCGGCAAGCACTTCCACCCGGAGTGCTTCAACTGCGTGTACTGCGGCAAATTGTTCGGCAACAACCCCTTCTTCCTCGAGGATGGCCTGCCCTACTGCGAATCAG ACTGGAACGAGTTGTTCACGACGAAATGTTTCGCGTGCGGGTTCCCGGTGGAGGCGGGCGACAGGTGGGTCGAGGCGCTCAACAATAACTACCACAGTCACTGCTTCAACTGCACG GTCTGCAAAAAGAACCTCGAAGGACAGAGCTTCTTCGCTAAAGGCGGACGACCCTTCTGCAAGACACACgcccgctag
- the LOC134742932 gene encoding PDZ and LIM domain protein Zasp isoform X4 produces the protein MAQLLTVRLNKAGPEPLGFRLQGGKDFGTPLVVQKVNGGSPAERAGLQAGDALIKVNNTDVYTLRHQEAQDAIRAAGVGLELVVQRGGGTWRPTVTPTGSLPRPGSRPLGTSPTPVTNTSLRATPQPNLAFGSGHNNVAKPFGYMNGDNVKGIVNKQYNTPVKMYSDQTIAETLSAQTEVLAGGVLGVNFKKNEKTYDAEKSAVFKVLQEEQNDPEPEASHFYSRASVGRTPCALYKTHRSRSATPRVIGGPGQSANSQRGTPQPLTPHRGTPQCGTPQPRSQGTQTPEPSAVQASEPEAAPAPPTLAPEASHRPSIPVGCHQVLPDGSVTLGVPAQPQPEAGALPVVNDTPYCSDCNRYIIGVFVRIKDKNLHVECFKCSTCGTSLKNQGYYNLNGKLYCDIHAKLVARQNPPAPNLEPVTVPPGSRIPTNTYSTPLPPLATSNYSNGSSSLFSPSSNISGPKPFGSSIGSAYSPSLSPRSAPLSPARPVQAPAPAYAPTPAYAPAPAPAYAPAYTPAPAPAHAPFAPKYPGSIFKGSSVGAAARGKAFGVSSAPKRGRGVLNKAALPGSRIPLCGSCNGNIRGPFITALGRIWCPDHFICVNATCRRPLQDIGFVEENGQLYCEFCFEQYIAPACDKCHAKIKGDCLNAIGKHFHPECFNCVYCGKLFGNNPFFLEDGLPYCESDWNELFTTKCFACGFPVEAGDRWVEALNNNYHSHCFNCTVCKKNLEGQSFFAKGGRPFCKTHAR, from the exons ATGGCACAGTTGCTAACTGTGCGGCTCAACAAGGCGGGCCCGGAGCCGCTGGGCTTCCGGCTGCAGGGCGGCAAGGACTTCGGTACCCCGCTCGTCGTGCAGAAG GTTAACGGCGGCAGCCCAGCGGAGCGTGCCGGGCTTCAGGCCGGCGACGCCCTCATCAAAGTCAACAATACAGACGTGTACACGCTCAGACATCAAGAAGCGCAGGACGCTATCAGAGCTGCTGGTGTTGGTCTAGAACTCGTCGTCCAACG TGGTGGCGGCACCTGGCGTCCCACAGTGACTCCCACAGGCAGTCTGCCGCGGCCCGGCTCCCGGCCTCTCGGAACCTCCCCTACCCCGGTCACCAACACCTCGCTCAGGGCTACGCCGCAGCCCAACCTCGCCTTCGGCTCGGGTCACAACAACGTCGCTAAGCCGTTTGGCTAT ATGAACGGCGACAACGTAAAGGGCATAGTGAATAAGCAATACAACACGCCCGTGAAGATGTACTCCGATCAGACCATCGCGGAAACACTCTCTGCCCAAACTGAGGTGCTTGCGGGAGGCGTGCTTGG AGTAAACTTCAAGAAGAACGAGAAAACGTACGATGCGGAAAAGAGCGCTGTGTTTAAGGTTCTGCAGGAAGAACAGAACGATCCCGAACCAG AGGCGTCTCACTTTTACTCGCGGGCCAGCGTGGGGCGCACGCCGTGCGCACTGTACAAGACGCACCGCTCGCGCTCGGCCACGCCGCGCGTGATCGGCGGGCCGGGGCAGTCGGCGAACTCGCAGCGCGGGACTCCGCAGCCGCTGACCCCACATCGCGGGACCCCGCAATGCGGGACGCCACAGCCTCGTTCTCAGGGCACGCAGACGCCGGAGCCAAGCGCCGTCCAAGCTTCAGAGCCTGAGGCCGCGCCGGCGCCTCCGACTCTAGCCCCCGAAGCTTCGCACCGGCCCAGCATCCCTGTCGGCTGCCACCAGGTCCTCCCGGACGGCAGCGTGACCCTGGGAGTCCCGGCCCAACCCCAGCCTGAAGCCGGCGCGCTGCCGGTGGTCAACGACACGCCCTATTGCTCGGATTGTAATCGCTACATTAT CGGCGTGTTCGTCCGCATCAAGGACAAGAACCTCCACGTGGAGTGCTTCAAGTGCTCGACGTGCGGCACGTCGCTGAAGAACCAGGGCTACTACAACCTCAACGGCAAGCTCTACTGCGACATTCACGCCAAGCTCGTGGCCCGCCAGAACCCGCCGGCGCCTAATCTCGAGCCTGTCACTGTACCACC TGGCAGCCGCATCCCAACGAACACGTACTCGACCCCGCTGCCACCACTGGCCACCAGCAACTACAGCAACGGATCTTCTTCACTGTTCAGC CCGTCAAGCAACATATCCGGCCCGAAGCCTTTCGGTTCATCCATCGGCTCGGCGTACTCGCCATCGCTGTCGCCGCGCTCGGCCCCGCTGTCGCCAGCGCGGCCCGTAcaggcgcccgcgcccgcgtaTGCGCCCACGCCCGCGTAcgcgcccgcccccgcgcccgcgtACGCGCCCGCCTACACGCCCGCTCCCGCTCCCGCGCATGCGCCGTTTGCGCCAA AGTATCCAGGTTCCATTTTTaaag GTTCCAGCGTAGGAGCTGCCGCTCGTGGCAAAGCTTTTGGAGTTTCTTCAGCCCCCAAACGCGGCAGAGGCGTTTTGAACAAGGCTGCTCTGCCAGGGTCTCGTATACCCCTTTGCGGTTCCTGCAATGGCAATATTAG GGGTCCGTTCATAACCGCGCTGGGCCGCATCTGGTGCCCCGACCACTTCATCTGCGTTAACGCGACGTGCAGGCGCCCGCTACAGGACATCGGCTTCGTAGAAGAGAATGGTCAGCTCTACTGCGAGTTCTGCTTCGAACAGTACATCGCGCCCGCTTGCGACAAGTGCCACGCCAAAATCAAGGGC GATTGTCTGAACGCAATCGGCAAGCACTTCCACCCGGAGTGCTTCAACTGCGTGTACTGCGGCAAATTGTTCGGCAACAACCCCTTCTTCCTCGAGGATGGCCTGCCCTACTGCGAATCAG ACTGGAACGAGTTGTTCACGACGAAATGTTTCGCGTGCGGGTTCCCGGTGGAGGCGGGCGACAGGTGGGTCGAGGCGCTCAACAATAACTACCACAGTCACTGCTTCAACTGCACG GTCTGCAAAAAGAACCTCGAAGGACAGAGCTTCTTCGCTAAAGGCGGACGACCCTTCTGCAAGACACACgcccgctag